A genomic window from Rhizobium sp. EC-SD404 includes:
- a CDS encoding acetyl/propionyl/methylcrotonyl-CoA carboxylase subunit alpha — protein sequence MFKKILIANRGEIACRVIKTARRLGIKTVAVHSDADRDALHVKLADEAVGIGPAPSSGSYLRADAIVAAALKSGAEAVHPGYGFLSENAELVEAVEAAGLTFIGPSAKAIRAMGLKDAAKQLMERAKVPVVPGYHGDAQELVILAGKANEIGFPVLIKARAGGGGKGMRRVDRQAEFADALSSAKREARASFGDDRVLVEKYVAKPRHIEIQVFGDSHGNVVHLFERDCSLQRRHQKVIEEAPAPGMTAEMRAAMGEAAVKAAQAIDYVGAGTVEFIVDASEGLRPDRFWFMEMNTRLQVEHPVTEMITGLDLVEWQLRVAAGEPLPKRQDELSIDGWAFEARLYAEDAARNFMPATGTIAHLRFPETAVRVDSGVAAGDAITPFYDPMIAKLVVHGADRGEALTRLRDALLQTEIVGTVTNLAFLAALASHEGFAEGEVDTGLIDRELGELTATPSPSPMARAAAAILASGMHAHKSGDPFDDLGPWLLWGAPERDVVLSQGGDQRCLRVAQLGKDRYSVADEDNPRVELQLIEAGEGFFRLVDGEHAVTIRAIHHGGRIAIIRDHSVAEFTVVDELHAAEDESAGEDVLRAPMPGVVKQVFKGADAPVEKGEIIVVMEAMKMEMTLAAPRAGVIAEIFHREGAQVSEGATLLRLAEEEKPA from the coding sequence CGGCATCAAGACCGTCGCCGTTCATTCGGACGCGGACCGGGACGCGCTGCACGTCAAGCTAGCGGACGAGGCGGTGGGCATCGGCCCGGCGCCATCGTCTGGAAGCTATCTGCGGGCGGATGCGATCGTCGCGGCAGCGCTCAAAAGCGGTGCCGAAGCGGTCCATCCCGGCTATGGTTTCCTGTCGGAAAATGCCGAGTTAGTTGAAGCGGTGGAAGCGGCCGGTCTCACCTTCATCGGGCCATCGGCCAAGGCGATCCGGGCCATGGGGCTCAAGGATGCCGCAAAGCAGCTCATGGAGCGAGCCAAGGTGCCGGTCGTTCCCGGTTATCACGGTGACGCGCAGGAACTGGTGATCCTGGCCGGCAAGGCGAACGAGATCGGTTTTCCCGTGCTTATCAAGGCGCGGGCGGGTGGCGGCGGCAAGGGCATGAGGCGCGTTGACCGGCAAGCGGAATTTGCCGATGCCCTGTCATCGGCCAAACGCGAAGCGCGCGCCTCCTTCGGCGACGACCGCGTGCTGGTCGAGAAATATGTGGCCAAACCCCGCCACATCGAGATCCAGGTCTTCGGCGACAGCCACGGCAATGTCGTGCATCTCTTCGAGCGGGATTGCTCGCTCCAGCGGCGCCATCAAAAGGTGATCGAGGAAGCGCCGGCGCCGGGCATGACGGCCGAAATGCGCGCCGCGATGGGCGAGGCGGCGGTAAAGGCCGCCCAGGCGATCGACTATGTCGGCGCCGGCACCGTCGAATTCATCGTCGATGCCTCGGAAGGCCTGAGGCCGGATCGCTTCTGGTTCATGGAAATGAACACGCGGCTTCAGGTCGAGCATCCGGTCACGGAAATGATCACCGGGCTCGATCTGGTCGAGTGGCAGTTGCGGGTCGCGGCCGGCGAACCGTTGCCGAAAAGGCAGGACGAGTTGTCGATCGACGGCTGGGCGTTCGAGGCGCGGCTTTACGCCGAGGATGCGGCCAGGAACTTCATGCCGGCCACCGGAACCATCGCGCATCTGCGATTCCCGGAGACGGCGGTGCGGGTCGACAGCGGCGTTGCTGCGGGGGATGCGATCACGCCCTTCTACGATCCGATGATCGCGAAACTGGTCGTCCATGGGGCCGATCGTGGCGAGGCGCTCACGCGTCTGCGGGACGCGCTTCTGCAAACCGAAATCGTCGGCACAGTCACCAATCTCGCTTTTCTTGCCGCGCTTGCATCGCACGAGGGCTTCGCGGAAGGCGAGGTGGATACGGGCCTCATCGACCGCGAGCTCGGCGAACTGACGGCGACGCCGAGCCCATCGCCCATGGCGCGTGCGGCCGCTGCCATCCTTGCTTCGGGAATGCATGCACACAAAAGCGGCGATCCGTTCGACGATCTGGGGCCTTGGCTTCTTTGGGGCGCGCCCGAACGTGACGTTGTGCTTTCCCAGGGTGGCGACCAGCGGTGCCTGCGGGTCGCGCAACTCGGCAAGGATCGCTACAGCGTCGCCGACGAGGACAATCCGCGGGTCGAGCTTCAACTGATCGAAGCGGGAGAGGGCTTCTTCAGGCTTGTCGACGGCGAGCATGCAGTAACCATCCGGGCGATCCACCACGGCGGGCGGATCGCGATCATTCGGGATCATTCTGTGGCCGAGTTCACCGTCGTAGACGAGCTTCATGCCGCAGAGGACGAGAGCGCGGGCGAGGACGTGCTGCGCGCGCCCATGCCCGGCGTGGTCAAGCAGGTCTTCAAGGGCGCCGACGCGCCCGTCGAGAAAGGCGAAATCATCGTGGTGATGGAAGCGATGAAGATGGAAATGACGCTTGCGGCGCCACGAGCCGGCGTGATCGCGGAAATCTTCCACCGGGAAGGCGCACAGGTCAGCGAGGGCGCGACGCTTCTACGGCTGGCTGAAGAGGAGAAGCCGGCATGA
- a CDS encoding DUF924 family protein — protein sequence MSAKTATTDHAAPIATPVDVLDFWFDSLQPEDWFKKSDETDAIIREKFAATHLSLARRIRDGWRVDGDARLALIIVLDQFPRNIYRDTPLAFATDGLALREARRAVDAGLDKKVASDRRVFFYLPFEHSENLADQNRAVSLITALGDETYTKYAEAHRDVIVEFGRFPHRNEILGRTSTPAEQRYLEKPGSGF from the coding sequence ATGAGTGCCAAGACCGCGACCACCGATCACGCCGCACCGATCGCCACGCCCGTCGACGTTCTCGATTTCTGGTTCGACTCGCTGCAACCGGAAGACTGGTTCAAGAAAAGCGATGAGACCGATGCGATCATTCGGGAAAAATTTGCCGCGACCCACCTGTCGCTGGCCCGCCGCATCCGCGATGGATGGCGTGTCGATGGCGATGCGCGGCTGGCGCTGATCATCGTCCTCGACCAGTTCCCCCGCAACATCTATCGCGATACGCCGCTGGCCTTTGCGACGGACGGGCTCGCGCTGCGGGAGGCGCGCCGTGCGGTCGATGCCGGGCTCGACAAGAAAGTGGCGAGCGATCGCCGCGTGTTCTTCTACCTGCCGTTCGAGCATTCGGAGAACCTGGCCGACCAGAACCGTGCCGTCAGCCTGATCACCGCGCTCGGCGACGAGACCTACACGAAATATGCCGAGGCGCACCGAGACGTCATCGTCGAGTTCGGCCGCTTTCCTCACCGCAACGAAATCCTCGGTCGGACGTCGACACCGGCTGAACAACGCTACCTGGAAAAGCCCGGCTCAGGCTTCTGA